Proteins from a single region of Plasmodium gaboni strain SY75 chromosome 2, whole genome shotgun sequence:
- a CDS encoding exported protein (hyp9), with translation MRSLKSCFFKHNWNICLLWIRVILSSTLLISLIFYNNVFNYKIRYGKSHTEDSFNLIKLRNLSEYNKNYDEEYYDILKLNIDNDKLKKFTMRIHPEVELFGRDSEYFGKNMNEVYIKLITDLKPDLINVNATSKKELLNEWDFIMNNSIPTNDEPIVETNNETDDDTNDGKIIKKKKKRRKPRIRYIAELVGYGTILIAGFPVILSLIVIGGFIWCVKGTKAARKYFSAIKKFLFAKLPF, from the exons ATGAGATCTTTAAAATCTTGCTTTTTTAAACATAATTGgaatatatgtttattatgGATAAGAGTGATTTTAAGTAGCACGCTTTTAAtatctttaatattttataacaat gtttttaattataaaattagaTATGGAAAAAGTCATACAGAAGATTCTTTCAATTTAATAAAACTGAGAAACTTATCcgaatataataaaaattacgatgaagaatattatgatatattaaaattaaatatagataatgataagttaaaaaaatttacaatGAGGATTCATCCTGAAGTTGAATTGTTCGGAAGGGATTCTGAATATTTTGGGAAAAACATGAATgaagtatatataaaacttATAACTGATTTAAAACCCGATTTGATTAATGTAAATGCCACAAGTAAGAAGGAATTGCTAAATGAATGGgattttattatgaataattcTATTCCAACGAATGATGAACCAATTGTTGAAACAAATAATGAAACAGACGATGATACAAATGATggaaaaattataaaaaaaaagaaaaaaaggaGAAAACCTAGGATAAGATATATTGCGGAATTGGTTGGATATGGTACAATATTAATAGCTGGTTTTCCtgttatattatctttGATTGTTATTGGAGGTTTCATATGGTGTGTTAAAGGTACAAAGGCTGctagaaaatattttagtgctattaaaaaatttctttttgCAAAATTAcctttttaa